The sequence below is a genomic window from Streptomyces sp. NBC_00289.
CGGGCGGTCGGCGACTCGCATCGATTCTGCGTCGTACAGTCGGCACATGGGTGAGACCGAAGCGGGCCCGGCGGACGGGTACGAGGTGACGGACGGCGAGGGCCCCGACGCCGGTCTCACGACGGGCGGGCTCGCTCGCCGGCTCGGGGTGTCGCCCACCACACTGCGCTCCTGGGACCGCAGGTACGGCATCGGGCCGGCCGTCCGCGCCGAGGGCAGGCACCGTCGCTGGACACCGCGCGACGTGGAGATGCTGGAGACGATGTGCCGCCTCACCTCGTCCGGGGTGCCGCCCGCGGAGGCGGCACGCGCCGCCCGGGAGGGAGTACGGCGGTCCACGCCCGGCGCGGAGGCGTCCGCGCGAGCCGAACCGTCCGCGCGAGCCGAACCGTCCGTGCGAGCCGAACCGCCCGTGCGAGCCGAACCGTCCGCGCCGTCCGGGTCGGCCACCGTCCCCGTCCGCTCACGCGCGGCCGGCGGGCTGCCGCTGGGCGACGTGCGCCAGGAGTGCCGCGGCCTGGCCCGCGCCGCCGTCCGGCTCGACGCGCCGGCGGTCGAGGACCAGTTGGCCTCGGTCGTCGATGAGCACGGCCTCACCGTCGCCTGGCAGGAGGTGATGATGCCCACCCTGCACGCCGTGGGACGCAAGTGGGCCTCCTCCGGCGACCGGTACGTCGAGGTCGAGCACCTGTTGTCCTGGCACGTGTCCACCACCCTGCGCAGACACACCCGGGCCCGCGCACCGCAGGGGACCGCCTCCGCCGTCGAGCCCGTCCTGCTGGCCTGCGCTCCCGGCGAGCAGCACACCCTGCCGCTCGAGGCCCTGAACGCGGGGCTCGGCGAACTCGGTCTGCCCACCCGGATGTTCGGCGCCGCCGTGCCCGCCGAGGCGCTCACCGCGGCGGTCCAGCGACTCGGTCCGCGAGCCG
It includes:
- a CDS encoding MerR family transcriptional regulator, translated to MGETEAGPADGYEVTDGEGPDAGLTTGGLARRLGVSPTTLRSWDRRYGIGPAVRAEGRHRRWTPRDVEMLETMCRLTSSGVPPAEAARAAREGVRRSTPGAEASARAEPSARAEPSVRAEPPVRAEPSAPSGSATVPVRSRAAGGLPLGDVRQECRGLARAAVRLDAPAVEDQLASVVDEHGLTVAWQEVMMPTLHAVGRKWASSGDRYVEVEHLLSWHVSTTLRRHTRARAPQGTASAVEPVLLACAPGEQHTLPLEALNAGLGELGLPTRMFGAAVPAEALTAAVQRLGPRAVVLWAQSRSTASLPLARHVAGTQWGVKGARRQPLVLTAGPGWGSRPAPGMPRPTTLRDALDLLRAAYGTDGLPGPR